In Lycium ferocissimum isolate CSIRO_LF1 unplaced genomic scaffold, AGI_CSIRO_Lferr_CH_V1 ctg5043, whole genome shotgun sequence, the DNA window gTGTCCTCCCTTTAACAATATAAGTTCTTAGATGAGACGGTTACACATTTAAATAGTTTCATCTGGACATAGTATTGGGTAGTTTTTGTTTATGTTAAAGAAGCTTACAAAGGTCAGATTTCCAATAAATCTAAATCAGAGCTTTTCATTCCATTGCATGATATTGTAATTTCATTTTGTATTAAAGCATGACTTTACTTAGAATTCCAGTGCTTAAATGTATGTTCTTTACAATTTTCATGTAAAGCCAATCTGGAACAGATGAGGAGCCTCCATCAGAAAGATTGCCCATTCTTGCAGGTTTGCTCTAACCCATATACTACTTGTAATAAAATTATCAAATGGTATTACATGTATGCTGAATTTATATTAATACCCAGTTTCACTTATTCTGACTGATGAAAGTTTCTTTAAAGATTAAAAATGCTACACAGATACATTTTTCTACACTTGTTGTCAGCAATTCGTATTTCATAATTCTTGGTTTTATTGCTATTGGCTCTTATGCTTAGTCTTTCCTTctataatatcttttttttttctcttcctgGTTTCTAAAGAAAATGTGGGAAATAGGTAACAATATTTAGCCATTTCTGTTAGTCTACATATTTATGTGTTGCAATCTGTGTACTTCAGTCTTCAGTTATATTGCAAGGTCAAAGATTAGCCTCTTAATATCACAGCTTAGTGTCTTCCTCTAACAGAAATTTGACACAAGAtcatagaaattaaaaaaaaaaaatgtgaaaaccaTTGAAACATGCTCCAACACACGAGTCATCATAATGAGAACACTTCAGACCTGTTCTTTCCATATACCTTGCACTTCATTTTTGTATAAGAACATCAGCGATAATGTAGCTGTGAACAGTTGTGTGGTCAATTTGCaattttattccaaatttacttAGGATCTACAATTACTTTTGTAGATTAGTGAGTTTCAGTTTTACTTGTTCCTtatcatcaaagaaaaaaagagtttcAATTCCACTTTTTACAACTGTGTtgtaaatgagaagaaataGAGGATTTGTGGATATCATTTATGTGtaaattctcaattattattttcatttcaatagGTGGGATAGTAGCTCTGGGGAAGTTTGATGCTCTCCATATCGGTCATCGTGAGCTTGCAATTCAGGCAGCAAAGAGAGGAATTCCGTTTCTTCTTTCATTTGTTGGAATGGCGGAAGTACTTGGATGGGAACCGAGGTATAACTTCagttctctcttttcttttactaTACTGTCATGGAATTTTAAATAGACAAATATTATCTCCTCGGAAGAccagaaaaagagagaagggtGACTTCTACGTGATTGCCTCTGGGCACTGCTACACCCAATCCCGTAATAGTACCTAGGTTCGGCCAGCTTTAAATTCTGAAAATACAAAATAGATCAAGAAAGAGATTATCACATTCGGGGAGTTCTATCTTGCGTTCTttaaatgtgtgtgtgtgtgaggggaGGGATGCCAGATTTAAATTCTGAAAAAGACAAAATAGATCAAGAAAGAGACTATCACATTCAGGGAGTTTTATCTTGCATTCTctaaatatgtgtgtgtggcgCGTTGGGTGTGTgttctgaaaaaataaaaaatagatcAAGAAGAGTCTCACATTCAGGGAGTTTTATAGGAGAAAGAACTTAAAGTTACtgttctctcttcttttttccgcCTGTTTAAGGATTTCCTTGTCAACATGTTGGACAATCTTTATTTGCtccttgaaaataaaatatttttcgaaCTTTGTTCAACTTAAGTAGTATATAGGATTAGTCATGGTTTAGAAAATTTGGTCTTTGCAGCTGGAAGGTGTTTAAAATCTGTTGAATGTATCTTACTAATCTTACTCAAGCATATTgagaaattcattttttggttaGTGGTCTTTTTGAAATGCCACATCATGAAATGAGAAAGAATCAAATCTTTGTGtgattttgtgtatattttctaCGCAGGGCTCCCATAGTTGCTGAATGTGATCGCAAAAGGATTCTTTCATCATGGGCTCCTTTGCGGTAATGTAATCCCAAGGGAACTCCAGATAGATTTTTCCAAAGTTCGATATCTTACGCCTCGTCAGTTTGTGGAAAAGCTGTCCAAAGAGCTGGGAGTACAAGGAGTTGTTGCTGGTATGTTTTAACATCCTAAATTGACATAGAGATTCCAatgtaaacaaagaaaaaataataatatgatgatatcTTAATAATCTCAGGCGAGAATTATCGTTTTGGATATAGAGCTGCTGGTGATGCATCAGACCTTGTGAAGCTCTGTGAAGAGTATGGATTAGAGGCTTATATAATCAATTCTGTCATGGACAAGAATCAAATTTCTGGAGCCTTAAACTCTCGTGACGGAAAGGAGATAGGGCAAGTATCATCTACTCGTGTTAGGTATGCCCTTGACAAAGGAGACATGAAATATGTGTCAGAGCTCTTAGGTCGCAACCATCGTCTAGTTTTAATGATGAAAGACCAAGAAAGTTTTACTTGTGAGAGAAATAGGCTGTCAGCTCCAAAGTCTTGTTTGTTGAATCTTGCACCCAAGGAAGGTCTTTATGAGAATTGTTCAGTTTTGATTGACAAGAATGTTATACCCTGCAGAGTAATAGTTGATACAACAGATATACATTTGGAATGCTATGAGTTAGCTAATTTTTCTTGTATTACTTCTCGAGACTTGAAGATATTAGGTATTGACTTTGGTAGTCCAGTGTTAGATGGAGTTCAAATTTTGTAATTCATTCCATATAATTCATTTAGTGCAACCATTTTTGAATGTCCTTCAGTCTTTAAGTATGAGTACGATTCTTTACTCAATACATTGCTGCACAATTCAAATACTTTTGGTGGAAACATAGCTGAGTTTACTGATATTCTGACTGCCAAGAATCTGATAGTATGAACAGAATCGAGGTGATAAATGTGCAATAAAATAGCACATATCATTATGAAATGACTTTGATCTTTACCATACATAATGGATTTTGTTCTATCACTCTAAGTAGATTGGTTAACAACTTGGTTACTGTTACTCTTTCTCTGTTCGAGTGTTCTTGGATTTGTTCTAATTAGTGACAATCCCTTGATTATAATCCTGTTGTACTTGATTGTCCATTATCCTTTCTGCCGATAAGATGATCTTTAGTACTTGAGTTGTCCATTTCCTTCAATTCATATCCTTTCTGCCGATAAGATGATCTTTAGTGCTTGAGTTGTCCATTTCCTTCAATTCATTTGTAATTGTTGAAATGTGTGAACAATCGCATCCAAATCTTTGAATTGTTAAAGAGGAAGGCACTGCATTTCATTTTTTGCTTGTTTCATCTCATCTAACATCTTAAATAACTATAAAGAAGGGAACACTTTTTGTTGTACTTAGTTTACTCTCCAACAGTAATGAATGCAATATATGTCTATAACCACTGTTTGTGACCACTTCTTTTGAGCATGTTTGAATCTTTATGTGTAAGGAGTTCTACTCTCGCATTTATGTTCACGATGGGTGGTTTAACCTGATTATCATTACCATTCCCTCAGTGCCTATGAAAATCTTGTTCATCATCATCAAGTCTGTGGTCATCTGGAATGTTTTGTTTCACGGATAAGGAAATCTTTCAGTAATCTTTAAGACTGTCCTTTGACAACCGCAGAAGATCAAACTAATGTCTAGATTAAGACATGCATAAAGGAGCCAATGTCTTATGCTGTGGCACACtaattgagagagagagagagagagagagagagagagagatgaatgtTGCTTGAAGTCAACAGACCTCAGAATATTGATTTCAGGAAAGTatagttccaatttttttttccttggaaGAAGGGATGACATCTAGCTACGAAAAGTCAATTGCTTTATACGTAAcaacgagagagagagagagagagatgaatgtTGCTTGAAGTCAACAGACCTCAGAATATTGAATTCAGGAAAGTAtagttccaaatttttttttcttggaagaAGGGATGATCTTGTTATACAAGGTCCTCAGCATTTTGACGAAAAGTCAATTGCTTTATACGTAACAACCCTTTCTTGCAGTGATACTTTTGGGTTAATCTACTGGGTCTCCCAAGGCATTGGATACTAAGCTATTGCCATTGAGACTGGTAAATGGTTCGCAGAATGTCACCATGGTGAGATAAGGGAGAAGCTCAGTGGTGGACAACTGTTTCTTCTGCAAGCACTGTGAATGATCTCTGTCCATTTTGTTGGGGCATCAGGTTGTACTGTCCAGAAGGAGAGGTGGGTGTATCCTCCCCTAACTCAAGTTCCTGCTATGTGTTTCGTTCTCTGTGTTTCTATGTTTGTCTTGGTTCAGTGTCTTGATGAATCTAGATTGAAGGTGTTCTGCTGCTAAGAGCAGCTGCTGCCATGTTGGAGATGGATTTCCTGGTTTATGCTTCAATGCCTTACTTGTAAATCTAGCTTGAAGAGATGTTGTACTTGCATTGTTGGagattacatttttttttttggtcctgTACTGCTTTGACTTCATATATAGGATCTTGTGGGCCAGGTCATGATTCACTTAAATCTTGGGCAGATCTAACATTTTAAATCTACACTGTGGATCTATCACAAACAACATATCCTTTGAAGGCAGATCTAAAATTTTAAATCAGTAGAAGTGTATCACATAGTTAGGAAAGTGGCGTATAACCCTGCTAACCATGTACCGGGAACCCTTATCTGACATGACTGTTCATATGGCATTGTGTTTGAAAGAATTCAACTTGCTTTCAAGGTCTGAGGGCCTGACGCTGTGATCCTATTATGCTGCATCGAGGTATACATAATTTGAATGTCATTGAGATTTTAGCCAAAGGCTCCTCCTAGGGCATTGGTCTAGAGGTAGGACTTAGGAGGACAACATATGATGTGTAGGTTAATAGACATAAAGGTATTTAAATCCTGCAAGGCAAACCTTATCCATCATATGATGAGTTGGTGGTTGATATAAATTTAAGCCATCTTTGCATTATTGTATTTGATTATGCAGTGAAACTGTAGTCTAGAATGATGCTCATGTCTTGCTTCTCAAACTGAAGTTGATCAAGCTTGCATTTCATCCTTTCCCTTGGATCAtaattcttccattttcattTCTGCTCCCAGAGGTGGAATAAATATGGAGAGTTTAAGCAAAAGTTGTTATTGTAGTTAGAAGAATCGGACTATCGAGGATATTGCTCCTCAAGCTAATGTTAGAACCATGTAGTGGGGACCCGTTGCACCATTGTTTCAGATTTTTGGTTAACAGGAACTTATACATGATGTCTGAAAGCTTTAAATCAAATTTATCTGGTTTAAGATCATAatgattaaaatatatatattaattaacaTGATGAGTGATTGGTGGTTATATAAAAACAACCATTTATATACATGAAGATGCTCCCTGTATTTGATTATGCAATTGAAATTTGGTCTACATGAAGATGCTATTTGATTATGCAATTGAAATTTGCTCTAAAATGGTGCTCATGTCAAGCTtggattttacccttttccttGGCTCATAATTCTATCATTTTCATTAAAGTCTTAATATCTGTgatttaaagtttattttttatgaataatttttaatatacaataataaccACCCCTACTCCAcgaataaatatttatatatatttagtgaATTTCTCAATACATATATAGAATTTAGGCAAATATTATGAAGCTCAcgtaaaatttttaatttactaaggggttgtttggttggaaacaagttacCGGGATAACTTATCTTGAGATCCACCACCACCCCTCCCACCCAATACTAACCCCCCAAATAACCACCACGGATTAATTATAAACtattttatcccaaccaaaaATGGGATAAAATTCAttttatcaaataatttttattttatatatttattttctaatatttgagagatacttttttttatttgaattatatattTACCATGTTCTGGGAATCCATCTACCAGTGTCCACCTATCCTTTTGGCGAAAATATACAGTTGCAGTATGATGTTTACATTAAATTATAGTATTAATTTTCCATAGTTAAGTGATAAGTTGAGGTTAGAATTTAGAATTAATCatatttaagtgataaaaaggtatgtaaatgacATACGTTATGTACTTATCGAATTGACCTAAACAGCGAGTACAAACAAGTTTTTAGGCTTTGGGACCCTTGTGCCAAGTGCCAATAGTGTAATTGAGAGTTATTAATCTTCGCTTATCTTATTAGGGACCAAAGGACAATTAATGTTTATGGGTAATAAGATAGTAGTAGTAGATGTAACAAAGAGCGTGTAGTccgaatatacatatacaatatgtTAGTTGGATCCAATCATTTAACCAAACACAAGTGTTAGTTCTAGTGCTTATGTCATGGCTGGTTGTTGTGCTTCATAAGTTGGCAACCACCACATTCCAACTGCTAATATAATACAAACTAGACCCTTTATCCAACTCATAATTTCTTCCGTTGCACATAAAGTGTAAAG includes these proteins:
- the LOC132044623 gene encoding LOW QUALITY PROTEIN: FAD synthetase 1, chloroplastic-like (The sequence of the model RefSeq protein was modified relative to this genomic sequence to represent the inferred CDS: inserted 2 bases in 1 codon); this translates as MLGGSRCILRDTNNFYQFTTIFTTVSPLTSDSSFKNFKIRLRNKNNNNISSCLSNKVGSDFGVYCVQPKSSDTQSSLLSQTLSQSGTDEEPPSERLPILAGGIVALGKFDALHIGHRELAIQAAKRGIPFLLSFVGMAEVLGWEPRAPIVAECDRKRILSSWAPXCGNVIPRELQIDFSKVRYLTPRQFVEKLSKELGVQGVVAGENYRFGYRAAGDASDLVKLCEEYGLEAYIINSVMDKNQISGALNSRDGKEIGQVSSTRVRYALDKGDMKYVSELLGRNHRLVLMMKDQESFTCERNRLSAPKSCLLNLAPKEGLYENCSVLIDKNVIPCRVIVDTTDIHLECYELANFSCITSRDLKILGIDFGSPVLDGVQIL